The Janthinobacterium tructae genome contains the following window.
TTCATACACGAAGGTCTTGCCAGGAGGAATGCCTGGCTGGGTCAAGCCCGTGACGCCATCCATGCCGTTGGGCAAGCGCTGGCCATGCCAGTGCACGCTCGTGTGTTCCGGCAACTTGTTGGTGACAAAGATGCGCACGCGGTCGCCCTCCACCACTTCGATGGTAGGCCCCGGTGACTGGCCGTTATAGCCCCACAGGTTGGCCTGCATGCCGGGCGCCAGTTCGCGCACGACAGGTTCGGCCACCAGGTGGAATTCCTTGACGTTGTTGTTCATGCGCCAGGGCAAGGACCAGCCATTCAGGGTGACGACGGGGTTGTATGGCCGCCCGTTCGGCGGCGGTGGCGGCGCTTTCGTTTCCGCACCGGCCATGCTGACGGCTTCCGGCAACGAGGCCGCACCGACTCGGCTGACGGCCGCGGCGCTGAGGGCGACGGCGCCCGCATTCATGAAAAAGTTTCTACGTGTAATCATCATTATTCCTTTGCCGCAGTTGCCACGGGGCCGCTGCCATTGATGGCCGATTGCAATTCAGTTTGGGCGATCCAGAAATCGCGCTGGGTTTCGATGGCGCTGTTCACGCTGGCGACCTGCTCGCGCGCGTCGGCCAGCAGCTCGAACACGCTGGCCAGCATGCCGTTGTAACGCAGCAATACTTCATGCGAGATCGTCTTGCGCAGCGGCACGACTTCATCGCGGTAGTGGCGCGCCAGGTCGTAGGCCGTGCGGTAGCTGGAATACGCCTCGCGCACTTCCGAGCGGGCCCGCACAGCCGTGCCCGCCGTACGCTGCAGCGACTGCTCGTACAGCGCTTGTGCCTTGGCATTGCGCGCTGAACCCCAGTCGAACAGGGGCAATTCGAGAGAGACTTCGTAGCCGTTTTCGCGCGGCGCCTCGCTGCTGCTCTTGTTGGTATAGCCCACCTCGAGCACGTTAATAAAACCCGTCACCTTGGACAGGCCCAGCGCGCCGGCCGTGGCATGCGCGTCGAGTTTCGCTCTTTGCACGTCGAGGCGCTGTTCCATCGCCTGCGCCTCGATATTGCCCGCCTCAGCCGCCTGGGCCGGCAAGTCGGGCAGGCGCGACGGCAAAGTAAAGCTGGCCTGCTTGCCCCACAGGCCCAGCAGCCGCGTCAGGTGCTCGCGCGTCACCAATGCCTGGTGGCGCGCGCGGGCCAGGTCGCCGACGGCATCCGCATAAAACACTTGCTGGCGCGCCTGGTCGAGACGGCTCCAGTTGCCCGCCTGCCGCAAGCGCGTGGCCAGTTCGGCGCCCGCTTCGGCCGACAGCAGCGCGCGCTGCATGAACGCTTCCGTCTGCACGGCAGCGACCGCATTGAAGTAGGCGCGACGCGTGTCGGCCGCCAGTTGCACGGCGCTGCTGGCCGCCTGCAGCTTGGCTTGCTCGAAACGGCCCCGCTCGATGTTCACGCGTAGCGGCATGGTCAGCAAGCCGGCCAGGTCGAAGCTGACGCCGCGGTCGATCTCATTGCCGTGGCTGCCGTGCGAGCGGCCGAACGACAGGCCCGGGTTGCGCAAGCGTCCCGCCTGCACCAGGTCGGCCTCGGACGCGCCCAGCTGGGCCAGCGCCACCTTCATGCCGTGGTTGTTCATCAGGGCGATGCGCACGGCGCTGTCGGCATCCAGGGGCTGGGCCAGCAGGGCAGCCAGTTTTTCCTCGCCACCCTCGCCGGCCAGCGCCGCGGGGGCGCCCGTGCGGACGTCGGCCAGCGTGGACACCGTCCGCATGCCGCCGTCCGGGCTGAAGCTGGCGCAGCCACTGAGCAGCAGGACGGCCGCCAGCGCCAGCGGCGTGAGGCAAGTTGATTGTGTGAAACGTGCCATCTCAATGTCCTTCATGCTGGTGTTGCGGAGCGGGTTGGGCGGCCGGCTTCGCCTCCGGCGTGGGCATGGCATGCTTCATCGGCATCGTGTGGCCGTCCATTTTCATCATGCCCATGTGGCCGCCCGCCTTGCCAACTTTCTCGTTGACGGCGCGCCAGGTCTGGTCGGGCGTGGCGTCTTCCTCGGCGGCGGGACGGTAGCCGGTGAAGGCGGAGCGGTAGGTGGTGGCCGGTACGGAGGCTTGTGCCTCTTGCGGGGCGGGCTTGGGCTGGGACTGAGCGGCGGCGGCCAGCGGCAGCGCGGCAAGCGCGAGGCTGAACAGGTATTTCATGGTATTCCTTGAATGACAGGGTATGGCGCGGCGGGCGCGCAGGTGGAACGGGAAGGCGCGGCGAGCACGGCCGCGATGGACGTGCAAGGACCGCACCGCCAGGTTCAACGGGCGGTCAGGCGGAGTGCGTGCTTCTCGGGGGGCGTTCGGGACCAGGCGGAATATGCCCGGCGAACAGGGAATCGGGCGCCAGCGCCGGTGGTGGCGCGCGCAGGATCAAGGCGTGCAAGGCGGGCATGCCGGGTGGCGCCGTGGCGCCCACGGTACACGCGCCATGGTTGCTGCAATCGTGGCCATGCTGCATGGCGCCGCCATCGTCCATGGACATTGTCATTGGCTGGTGCGCCATTTGCATGTCGGCCGCATCGTTCATAGCATGGCACTGCGGCGCCTGCGCTGCCACAACAGTGACCGCTGCCGTCAGCTCGTCCACGCAGCAGCTGCGCATGGCCGACGCAAAGCCCTGCAAGGGCAAAGTGACGGCCAGCAGCCAGAGCAGCGAG
Protein-coding sequences here:
- a CDS encoding TolC family protein — protein: MARFTQSTCLTPLALAAVLLLSGCASFSPDGGMRTVSTLADVRTGAPAALAGEGGEEKLAALLAQPLDADSAVRIALMNNHGMKVALAQLGASEADLVQAGRLRNPGLSFGRSHGSHGNEIDRGVSFDLAGLLTMPLRVNIERGRFEQAKLQAASSAVQLAADTRRAYFNAVAAVQTEAFMQRALLSAEAGAELATRLRQAGNWSRLDQARQQVFYADAVGDLARARHQALVTREHLTRLLGLWGKQASFTLPSRLPDLPAQAAEAGNIEAQAMEQRLDVQRAKLDAHATAGALGLSKVTGFINVLEVGYTNKSSSEAPRENGYEVSLELPLFDWGSARNAKAQALYEQSLQRTAGTAVRARSEVREAYSSYRTAYDLARHYRDEVVPLRKTISHEVLLRYNGMLASVFELLADAREQVASVNSAIETQRDFWIAQTELQSAINGSGPVATAAKE